One genomic window of Trichomycterus rosablanca isolate fTriRos1 chromosome 1, fTriRos1.hap1, whole genome shotgun sequence includes the following:
- the LOC134322724 gene encoding uncharacterized protein LOC134322724 isoform X1: MAEPVNLFTITSFFSEAPLRVKKGLNSFNSNRVISVSVLPGGIFKGRVQASMKKMIYEVEVHVEGQSVRYSTCECPIGRDKCHHMAAWLIWVEKNVSRTDVECSWKRAKTSKTDEIAAKRVSEMTPSTTRAGIKRPVTQEDKEWALASLSKLGRFTGMGWILSPEPPQACDWGILHEPRAKQQYTEHTGVDIQERGLFLSDSGLLGGSPDGTVSGDYIIEVKCPWSARTKTILQAAESKDFFLELEEVTGALTLKPTHHYWHQIQGNLHLTRANCCHLLVWTPLDFVILTVLIDPTWVVNIDTLETFYKNCFLPHIVSQN, from the exons ATGGCTGAACCTGTGAACCTTTTTACCATTACTTCTTTCTTTAGTGAGGCACCATTGAGGGTTAAAAAAGGTCTAAACTCTTTTAACTCAAATAGAGTGATAAGTGTAAGTGTTCTTCCAGGTGGTATATTCAAGGGTAGAGTCCAGGCATCCATGAAAAAGATGATTTACGAGGTTGAG GTGCATGTTGAGGGTCAgtcagtgaggtacagtacctGCGAGTGCCCAATTGGCAGAGACAAGTGCCATCATATGGCAGCCTGGTTGATTTGGGTTGAGAAAAACGTGTCCCGCACTGATGTGGAATGCTCGTGGAAGAGGGCGAAGACATCGAAAACGGACGAAATTGCAGCCAAGCGGGTGTCTGAGATGACACCATCCACAACACGAG CTGGAATCAAAAGACCTGTCACACAGGAGGACAAAGAATGGGCACTGGCATCTTTGTCAAAACTTGGGCGTTTCACTGGAATGGGCTGGATTTTGAGTCCTGAACCGCCTCAG gCATGTGATTGGGGAATCCTTCATGAGCCAAGGGCAAAGCAGCAGTACACAGAGCACACTGGTGTCGATATCCAGGAGAGGGGACTGTTCCTGTCTGATAGCGGCCTGCTTGGTGGATCTCCAGACGGGACAGTATCTGGTGATTACATTATTGAGGTGAAATGTCCATGGTCGGCCAGAACCAAGACTATTCTGCAGGCAGCAGAGAGTAAGGACTTTTTTCTTGAGTTGGAGGAGGTGACTGGTGCCCTAACACTAAAACCAACTCACCACTATTGGCATCAGATCCAGGGCAACCTACACCTGACTAGAGCTAACTGTTGTCATCTGCTTGTATGGACTCCTCTTGACTTTGTGATTCTGACAGTGCTCATAGACCCAACATGGGTGGTTAACATTGATACCCtggaaacattttataaaaactgTTTCCTACCACACATTGTGTCACagaattaa
- the LOC134322724 gene encoding uncharacterized protein LOC134322724 isoform X2, with protein MAEPVNLFTITSFFSEAPLRVKKGLNSFNSNRVISVSVLPGGIFKGRVQASMKKMIYEVEVHVEGQSVRYSTCECPIGRDKCHHMAAWLIWVEKNVSRTDVECSWKRAKTSKTDEIAAKRVSEMTPSTTRAGIKRPVTQEDKEWALASLSKLGRFTGMGWILSPEPPQMMRSSRSRQQQLGKQRALYGRHFARNGSRQATLVWSWQQSSGSLTPLPYSKPCLAITMSKTDLKHVIGESFMSQGQSSSTQSTLVSISRRGDCSCLIAACLVDLQTGQYLVITLLR; from the exons ATGGCTGAACCTGTGAACCTTTTTACCATTACTTCTTTCTTTAGTGAGGCACCATTGAGGGTTAAAAAAGGTCTAAACTCTTTTAACTCAAATAGAGTGATAAGTGTAAGTGTTCTTCCAGGTGGTATATTCAAGGGTAGAGTCCAGGCATCCATGAAAAAGATGATTTACGAGGTTGAG GTGCATGTTGAGGGTCAgtcagtgaggtacagtacctGCGAGTGCCCAATTGGCAGAGACAAGTGCCATCATATGGCAGCCTGGTTGATTTGGGTTGAGAAAAACGTGTCCCGCACTGATGTGGAATGCTCGTGGAAGAGGGCGAAGACATCGAAAACGGACGAAATTGCAGCCAAGCGGGTGTCTGAGATGACACCATCCACAACACGAG CTGGAATCAAAAGACCTGTCACACAGGAGGACAAAGAATGGGCACTGGCATCTTTGTCAAAACTTGGGCGTTTCACTGGAATGGGCTGGATTTTGAGTCCTGAACCGCCTCAG ATGATGAGAAGCAGCAGATCGAGGCAGCAACAGTTGGGCAAGCAAAGAGCCCTTTATG gTCGGCATTTCGCAAGAAACGGATCACGGCAAGCAACTTTGGTGTGGTCTTGGCAGCAGTCAAGCGGAAGTCTTACCCCCCTTCCTTATTCAAAACCCTGCTTGGCCATTACAATGTCCAAGACGGATCTAAA gCATGTGATTGGGGAATCCTTCATGAGCCAAGGGCAAAGCAGCAGTACACAGAGCACACTGGTGTCGATATCCAGGAGAGGGGACTGTTCCTGTCTGATAGCGGCCTGCTTGGTGGATCTCCAGACGGGACAGTATCTGGTGATTACATTATTGAGGTGA